In Paraconexibacter algicola, the following proteins share a genomic window:
- the grxD gene encoding Grx4 family monothiol glutaredoxin: protein MSDNPIRDAIAEAIRENQVILFMKGTPDAPACGFSARTVAALQALNAPFAAVDILPDPRIRQELSALSDWPTIPQLFVGGELVGGCDIVTEMYESGELAETLGVDAPAAPAEAPAADAGPAPLGIENRLS, encoded by the coding sequence ATGTCCGACAACCCGATCCGCGACGCGATCGCCGAGGCGATCCGCGAGAACCAGGTCATCCTCTTCATGAAGGGGACGCCCGACGCGCCCGCGTGCGGCTTCTCGGCCCGGACCGTCGCCGCCCTCCAGGCGCTGAACGCGCCGTTCGCCGCGGTCGACATCCTGCCCGACCCGCGCATCCGCCAGGAGCTGTCGGCGCTGTCCGACTGGCCGACCATCCCGCAGCTGTTCGTCGGCGGCGAGCTCGTCGGCGGCTGCGACATCGTGACCGAGATGTACGAGTCCGGCGAGCTCGCCGAGACCCTCGGCGTCGACGCGCCGGCCGCCCCGGCGGAGGCCCCGGCCGCCGACGCCGGCCCGGCCCCGCTGGGCATCGAGAACCGCCTGTCCTAG
- a CDS encoding BolA family protein has translation MPSADELKARIEAALPGSTAEVEDWTGGGDHFRATVVAPQFAGLSRIAQHRLVYDVFGAEVGGPIHALALKTRPPE, from the coding sequence ATGCCCAGTGCAGATGAGCTCAAGGCCCGCATCGAGGCCGCCCTTCCCGGCTCGACCGCCGAGGTCGAGGACTGGACCGGTGGCGGGGACCACTTCCGCGCGACGGTCGTCGCGCCGCAGTTCGCGGGCCTCAGCCGCATCGCCCAGCACCGCCTCGTCTACGACGTCTTCGGCGCCGAGGTCGGTGGGCCGATCCACGCCCTGGCGCTCAAGACCCGACCCCCGGAGTGA
- a CDS encoding HesB/IscA family protein produces the protein MSTTQVTYNAKGITFSELGATKVKDFLEQQQADLSVAGLRVGVKGGGCSGFQYQLAFDEQRDGDVVFEHSGLRILVDGPSLPYVDGSQIDYVEAMTGAGFQVVNPNVVAACGCGSSFRVADEEEVSAV, from the coding sequence ATGAGCACGACACAGGTCACCTACAACGCCAAGGGCATCACCTTCTCGGAGCTCGGTGCCACGAAGGTCAAGGACTTCCTCGAGCAGCAGCAGGCCGATCTCTCCGTCGCCGGGCTGCGCGTCGGCGTCAAGGGCGGCGGGTGCTCGGGCTTCCAGTACCAGCTCGCCTTCGACGAGCAGCGCGACGGCGACGTCGTGTTCGAGCACTCCGGTCTGCGGATCCTCGTCGACGGCCCGAGCCTCCCGTACGTGGACGGCTCGCAGATCGACTACGTCGAGGCGATGACCGGCGCGGGCTTCCAGGTCGTCAACCCGAACGTCGTGGCCGCGTGCGGCTGCGGGTCCTCGTTCCGCGTCGCGGACGAGGAGGAGGTCAGCGCGGTCTGA
- a CDS encoding chlorite dismutase family protein gives MADRHFVKYTFLKVDRAWRLLPAEERAEHKREFLAACEDFGQDHLLQACSTVGTRGDADMMLVAEAENLDRIHEFHVVLAQSGLMRWCDTPYSYLGMRKTSEYSDEERQKPRPFTGKYLFVYPFVKQRAWYALDAQERWRIMQEHIRVGKEFPNVDNHTTYCFGLDDQEFVVAFDTNDVGAFLDLVQRLRTTESSAWTERDTPSFTCINTTIERAVSALDGEALTLAVPG, from the coding sequence ATGGCCGATCGGCACTTCGTCAAGTACACGTTCCTGAAGGTGGACCGCGCCTGGCGGCTGCTGCCCGCCGAGGAGCGCGCGGAGCACAAGCGCGAATTCCTCGCCGCCTGCGAGGACTTCGGTCAGGACCACCTGCTGCAGGCGTGTTCGACGGTGGGCACCCGCGGCGACGCCGACATGATGCTCGTCGCGGAGGCCGAGAACCTCGACCGCATCCACGAGTTCCACGTCGTGCTCGCGCAGTCGGGCCTGATGCGCTGGTGCGACACCCCCTACTCCTACCTCGGGATGCGCAAGACGTCGGAGTACTCCGACGAGGAGCGCCAGAAGCCGCGCCCGTTCACCGGCAAGTACCTGTTCGTGTACCCGTTCGTGAAGCAGCGCGCCTGGTACGCGCTGGACGCGCAGGAGCGCTGGCGGATCATGCAGGAGCACATCCGCGTCGGGAAGGAGTTCCCGAACGTCGACAACCACACGACCTACTGCTTCGGCCTCGACGACCAGGAGTTCGTCGTCGCGTTCGACACGAACGACGTCGGGGCGTTCCTCGACCTCGTGCAGCGGCTGCGGACGACCGAGTCCTCGGCCTGGACCGAGCGGGACACGCCGAGCTTCACCTGCATCAACACGACGATCGAGCGGGCGGTCAGCGCGCTCGACGGCGAGGCGCTGACGCTCGCCGTCCCCGGCTAG
- a CDS encoding alcohol dehydrogenase catalytic domain-containing protein, whose product MRVALSTTPHDVTVQERPDPVAGPGEVVCRVLACGVCGSDVSTAWVARKVPVVLGHELCGEVEQVGEGVRTVAPGDRVVIHHHAPCGECRRCRRGHETLCDRFRTTALDPGGFAERVRVPADLVDELLPLGDLDVERATFVEPLACVLRALDRVGLRAGDSLLVVGAGTSGLLAIAAAHARAVEAVWIREPRPERLQLATTLGATRHADELVDVALVCTPARAAIADGAAAVAPGGALCLYAPPAPGERLDLDAFATYMGEVEVHASYSAGPADMRAALALLASGAVDPLPLVTHRLPLERTAEALELQRGGGAVKALVLP is encoded by the coding sequence ATGAGGGTCGCGCTCTCCACCACCCCCCACGACGTGACCGTGCAGGAGCGCCCCGACCCGGTCGCCGGCCCGGGCGAGGTCGTCTGCCGCGTGCTCGCCTGCGGGGTCTGCGGCTCGGACGTCAGCACCGCCTGGGTGGCGCGCAAGGTGCCGGTCGTCCTGGGCCACGAGCTGTGCGGCGAGGTCGAGCAGGTCGGCGAGGGCGTGCGCACCGTCGCGCCCGGCGACCGCGTCGTCATCCACCACCATGCCCCGTGCGGGGAGTGCCGCCGCTGCCGGCGCGGGCACGAGACGCTCTGCGACCGCTTCCGCACGACGGCGCTGGACCCCGGCGGGTTCGCCGAGCGGGTCCGCGTCCCCGCCGACCTCGTCGACGAGCTGCTGCCGCTGGGCGACCTCGACGTCGAGCGGGCGACGTTCGTGGAGCCGCTGGCCTGCGTGCTGCGCGCGCTCGACCGCGTCGGGCTGCGGGCCGGCGACTCGCTGCTCGTCGTCGGCGCGGGCACGAGCGGCCTGCTGGCGATCGCCGCGGCGCACGCCCGCGCCGTCGAGGCGGTCTGGATCCGCGAGCCGCGCCCGGAGCGGCTGCAGCTCGCGACCACGCTGGGCGCCACCCGGCACGCCGACGAGCTCGTCGACGTCGCGCTCGTCTGCACCCCCGCCCGGGCCGCGATCGCCGACGGGGCCGCCGCCGTCGCTCCCGGCGGCGCGCTGTGCCTCTACGCGCCCCCCGCCCCGGGCGAGCGCCTGGACCTCGACGCGTTCGCCACCTACATGGGCGAGGTCGAGGTCCACGCCAGCTACTCGGCCGGGCCCGCGGACATGCGGGCGGCGCTCGCCCTGCTGGCCTCCGGCGCCGTCGACCCGCTGCCGCTCGTCACCCACCGGCTGCCGCTGGAGCGGACCGCCGAGGCGCTCGAGCTGCAGCGCGG
- a CDS encoding lysylphosphatidylglycerol synthase domain-containing protein — MRIALVSPYSWTYPGGVTRHIEALAGQFLSSGHDVRVLAPYDPSDRLAERLHRGAAPEPREAPDYLIPLGRTVGFPANGAVSNLAVTPYAVSTMRRELTAGNFDVIHVHEPVAPYVGWDVLSHTSAPLVGTFHCYSTARATNGTAGTLLGARWRLNRLTERIAVSEAAAWTGRRFYGGRYRVIPNGVDVPAEPLALHTGHADDGLHVVFVGQAVERKGLPILLRAFEALREHVPARLTIVGAGHEDVAPILDDLRGVTALGKVDDATKIAVLRSADVLAAPSLGGESFGMVLTEAFAAGTPVVASDIAGYQDVVRHDVDGLLVPRGDAVALAAALRELALDPARRRAMGAAAAEHAQRYSWSRVATEVLETYEDAIARPEPVTLPQRVGVRVGAIPADLGPRVPARRLASMEPAPPQGAPRRGAVLARRAALAVATVGGVGLAAMALQRIGVERVSASLLDSSPTWVLVALGLMCLSMVVRAVSWTAILRAALPDTPARYADAMQGTFIGVLMSATLPARLGEPARAMIVARRLGSARGTLPAVVGTLVSQTLLNILALVILGIVMFSSVGYFRGNQSALVLFTVAPLVVLLVVLAAPALLRGGLPSRSKRIETFLLKARGALVQVRGGLAVFRRPRAAAIATSAQLTAWVIQWIACYVLLVAFGLDGEAGIGAAAAVLFAVNVTAVLPATPSNLGVFQAACVAVLSGAYGVSYADALGYGLVLQAVEIATAIIMGAPALVKEGVSWGDVRMRAMHATPVELPPLPHYARKGETLEFEV, encoded by the coding sequence ATGCGCATCGCGCTCGTGTCCCCCTACTCGTGGACGTATCCGGGGGGCGTGACCCGGCACATCGAGGCTCTGGCGGGGCAGTTCCTGTCGTCCGGGCACGATGTCCGCGTCCTCGCCCCCTACGACCCGTCCGATCGCCTCGCGGAGCGCCTGCACCGCGGGGCCGCACCCGAGCCGCGGGAGGCCCCCGACTACCTGATCCCGCTCGGGCGGACCGTCGGCTTCCCCGCCAACGGCGCGGTGTCGAACCTCGCGGTCACGCCGTACGCGGTGTCGACGATGCGGCGCGAGCTGACCGCCGGGAACTTCGACGTCATCCACGTCCACGAGCCCGTGGCCCCGTACGTCGGCTGGGACGTGCTCTCGCACACGTCGGCGCCGCTCGTGGGGACCTTCCACTGCTACTCGACCGCGCGGGCGACCAACGGCACGGCCGGCACCCTCCTCGGGGCGCGCTGGCGGCTCAACCGCCTGACCGAGCGGATCGCCGTGAGCGAGGCCGCCGCCTGGACCGGGCGCCGCTTCTACGGCGGCCGCTACCGCGTGATCCCCAACGGCGTCGACGTCCCCGCCGAGCCGCTCGCGCTCCACACGGGCCACGCCGACGACGGGCTCCACGTCGTGTTCGTCGGCCAGGCCGTCGAGCGCAAGGGCCTGCCGATCCTGCTGCGCGCCTTCGAGGCGCTGCGCGAGCACGTCCCCGCCCGCCTGACGATCGTCGGCGCCGGCCACGAGGACGTCGCCCCGATCCTCGACGACCTCCGCGGCGTCACCGCGCTCGGGAAGGTCGACGACGCGACGAAGATCGCGGTCCTGCGCAGCGCCGACGTGCTGGCCGCCCCGTCGCTGGGCGGCGAGAGCTTCGGCATGGTGCTCACCGAGGCGTTCGCGGCCGGCACCCCGGTCGTGGCGTCCGACATCGCCGGCTACCAGGACGTCGTCCGCCACGACGTCGACGGCCTGCTCGTGCCGCGCGGCGACGCGGTGGCGCTGGCCGCCGCCCTGCGTGAGCTCGCGCTCGACCCGGCCCGCCGCCGGGCGATGGGCGCCGCCGCGGCCGAGCACGCGCAGCGGTACTCCTGGTCGCGCGTCGCCACCGAGGTCCTGGAGACCTACGAGGACGCAATCGCCCGGCCGGAGCCCGTCACCCTCCCGCAGCGCGTCGGCGTGCGCGTCGGCGCGATCCCCGCCGACCTCGGTCCGCGCGTCCCCGCGCGCCGCCTCGCCTCGATGGAGCCCGCGCCGCCGCAGGGCGCGCCGCGTCGCGGCGCCGTGCTCGCGCGCCGCGCCGCGCTCGCCGTCGCCACCGTCGGCGGCGTCGGCCTCGCCGCGATGGCGCTGCAGCGGATCGGCGTCGAGCGCGTCAGCGCGTCGCTGCTGGACAGCTCGCCGACCTGGGTGCTCGTCGCGCTCGGGCTGATGTGCCTGTCCATGGTCGTGCGCGCGGTCAGCTGGACCGCGATCCTCCGTGCGGCGCTGCCGGACACCCCGGCGCGCTACGCCGACGCGATGCAGGGCACGTTCATCGGCGTGCTCATGTCCGCGACGCTGCCCGCCCGCCTGGGCGAGCCCGCGCGCGCGATGATCGTCGCGCGCCGCCTGGGCAGCGCCCGCGGCACGCTCCCCGCGGTCGTCGGCACGCTCGTCTCGCAGACGCTGCTGAACATCCTGGCGCTCGTGATCCTCGGGATCGTCATGTTCTCGTCGGTCGGCTACTTCCGCGGCAACCAGAGCGCGCTCGTGCTGTTCACGGTCGCCCCGCTGGTCGTGCTGCTCGTCGTGCTCGCGGCCCCTGCGCTGCTGCGGGGCGGCCTGCCGTCGCGGTCCAAGCGGATCGAGACGTTCCTGCTGAAGGCCCGCGGTGCGCTCGTGCAGGTTCGTGGTGGCCTGGCGGTGTTCCGCCGGCCGCGCGCGGCGGCGATCGCCACCAGCGCGCAGCTCACCGCCTGGGTGATCCAGTGGATCGCCTGCTACGTGCTGCTCGTCGCGTTCGGCCTCGACGGCGAGGCCGGGATCGGCGCGGCGGCCGCGGTGCTGTTCGCCGTCAACGTGACCGCCGTGCTGCCGGCCACGCCGTCGAACCTCGGCGTGTTCCAGGCCGCGTGCGTCGCGGTCCTCTCCGGCGCCTATGGCGTCAGCTACGCCGACGCGCTCGGCTACGGGCTCGTCCTGCAGGCCGTCGAGATCGCGACCGCGATCATCATGGGCGCTCCGGCGCTCGTGAAGGAAGGCGTCAGCTGGGGCGACGTCCGGATGCGCGCGATGCACGCCACCCCGGTGGAGCTGCCGCCGCTGCCGCACTACGCCCGCAAGGGCGAGACGCTCGAGTTCGAGGTCTGA
- the mtnA gene encoding S-methyl-5-thioribose-1-phosphate isomerase translates to MPPHAEAPVRALSWDGEQLLLLDQTMLPHEERWLALRDAEAVAVAIERLAVRGAPNIGIAGAYGLALALTGRPDLGTLESAWERLRHARPTAVNLAWAVDRVRDAALAAGPARMAAAARAEAQAVHALEDAASAALCTAGATLLAELLPRTPRRILTHCNTGALATGGAGSALGVIAALAGHGPVEVLACETRPLLQGARLTAWELGRLGLPHAVLADGAAAGLIARGEVDAVIVGCDRVAANGDTANKVGTYAHALAAAAAGIPFLVAGPTTTIDAALPDGAGIVIEERAAEEVTHLGGVAITPPGTPARNPAFDVTPAALVTALVTEAGVASPVDRATVAALLGPSA, encoded by the coding sequence ATGCCGCCGCACGCCGAGGCCCCCGTCCGTGCCCTGTCCTGGGACGGGGAGCAGCTGCTGCTCCTCGACCAGACGATGCTCCCCCATGAGGAGCGTTGGCTGGCGCTCCGCGACGCCGAGGCGGTCGCGGTCGCGATCGAGCGGCTCGCGGTGCGGGGCGCACCGAACATCGGGATCGCGGGCGCGTACGGCCTGGCGCTCGCACTGACCGGCCGGCCGGACCTCGGCACGCTCGAGTCCGCGTGGGAGCGGCTGCGCCACGCCCGCCCGACCGCCGTGAACCTCGCCTGGGCGGTGGACCGCGTGCGGGACGCCGCGCTCGCCGCCGGTCCCGCGCGCATGGCCGCCGCCGCCCGCGCCGAGGCGCAGGCCGTCCACGCCCTCGAGGACGCCGCCAGCGCCGCGCTCTGCACCGCGGGCGCCACGCTCCTCGCCGAGCTGCTGCCGCGCACGCCGCGCCGGATCCTCACCCACTGCAACACCGGCGCGCTCGCGACCGGCGGCGCGGGCAGCGCGCTCGGGGTGATCGCGGCGCTGGCCGGGCACGGGCCCGTCGAGGTGCTCGCCTGCGAGACCCGGCCGCTGCTCCAGGGCGCGCGCCTGACCGCCTGGGAGCTCGGCCGCCTGGGCCTGCCCCACGCGGTCCTCGCCGACGGCGCCGCCGCCGGCCTGATCGCGCGCGGCGAGGTCGACGCGGTGATCGTCGGCTGCGACCGCGTCGCCGCCAACGGCGACACCGCCAACAAGGTCGGCACCTACGCGCACGCGCTCGCCGCCGCCGCGGCGGGCATCCCGTTCCTCGTCGCCGGACCGACCACGACGATCGACGCCGCGCTGCCCGACGGCGCCGGCATCGTCATCGAGGAGCGCGCCGCCGAGGAGGTCACGCACCTGGGCGGCGTCGCCATCACCCCACCGGGGACCCCGGCCCGCAACCCGGCCTTCGACGTCACGCCCGCGGCGCTCGTGACCGCCCTCGTCACCGAGGCGGGCGTCGCCTCCCCCGTGGACCGCGCCACGGTCGCCGCGCTGCTGGGGCCCTCCGCATGA